The Pleuronectes platessa chromosome 11, fPlePla1.1, whole genome shotgun sequence DNA segment tctctctccctccctctctctctcttctattcGCATGGTGCAGCTGAATGCCTTCACTCTGATTAATggggacacacacagtaataacacaaataaggAATTAAAACGTGGCTCGCTGGCTGTGTAAACATCGCCAGGCCTGTCTGAGAGGATGGGTCCCGGGGCTCTGACAGCAGGATAAAGAGGCAGGAAGAGTAATGAGCTATAGACACGTTCTTGACATGTTCCCATTACACTTCTCTCtgagcacgcacgcacgcagacgcacacacacacacacacacacacacacacactcgcgcgGCCCAATGGAAATACATGTAGTGTTGCAATATCCACTGTTAATTACTTGTCAGGGATATAGATTTATAAATagcttgtgtttttattacatgttttattgttaccaTTTTgtcctattttttttaaacattggaTTTATTATAGTGCTTTTATAATAAGAAAGTTAATGTTTTATAATTAAGATGTGGTAATTATCCTCCTTTGTAATGATGTCTCTTAAATGCCTTACTTGTTTTCTCACATTCTtcagtctctctttctctctttctctctttctctctttctttctttctttctttcttttgttcacCCTCTTGTCTCTCATCTGACATTTTTTGCAAATGATAACAAACACAGCTGCCGTCTGCGTCTTCAGACGTATGTCAAACGACAACAATGACAGCCCTGAGATAAATGTCCAGTTCAGACGCAACAAAGAGACTTGAGGAACaagttttcaaaaacaaaaaactacaaCTCGGCTGAGCTCTCGCAGCCGTCCACTTCTTGTGCTTTTTATCTCTGACCAAATATTATCTCCACACTCTCTCAGTCCTGAATCATGTCCATCTTCTCCACAGGCGCTGTCTGTAGCCGGGCTCGGCGCAGGCCTGACCGAGGCTGTCGTCGTCAATCCGTTCGAGGTGGTGAAAGTCAGTCTCCAGGCCAACAGAGATACGTTCAAAGAGGTGGATAGAAATAAAATACTGCTTCGACTTTTTAAAGTGTTGgtcatgtgcacatttctccGGAGGCCCAGTGGTTTGTGCGTCAGCCTTTTAACATGTACTCCTTCTGAATTCTCTCTCTCAAATATAGCAACCCTCCTCATTCGCTCAAGCCAGACGCATCATTAACTCGGACGGCTTTGGACTGAGGGGTCTGAATAAAGGATTAACATCAACACTCGGACGCCATGGAGTCTTCAACATGATCTACTTTGGCTTCTACTTCAATGTCAAGGATGCTATTCCTACCAGCCCGGTAACACGCCAATCAAAATCTATGATCACACTCCGACCCACAGCTCTGTTTTGCTTACTGCCCACAAATGCAAACTGCGAGCCAAGTGACAGATGCACACTCAAGCTTTGCTTTGTAATTCATAACCCTGACTACACAAAGTTAGCTAACCTCAGGCTACATGATACACACGTGTGCCAGCCACCTTGCCAGTGGGGAATAACAAGTGTTTGACAGTGTGATTAGTTCGCCTGACTGCCAGGGCGAGGAGGAAGCAAAAATCAGAGCGGAGCTTCTAAGATCAGCTCAGCTAATACCTCGTCTATTTGCTCCTCATAACATCCTCAAAGTCTCGGGTTACACATCCGGCAGGGCCTGATGGCCCAAACAAAAGTTAATTTTGTTTAATGGAAACGTTACCATACGCCAGTTCCACATGTACAAACTGGAGCATTAGATTAACTCCAATGAACTAATGGGAAGCAGACAACGGCACTACTTTCAGGAGAGGGTTACAGTGGGAGCCCAGGCTCTGctatattttcaacatttttccaGTGACGCATGATGTACAGCGGACCAAGTGGTCATCCTCTGTGAAAGATAATTACGTGGCTAGATGACTCAAATAGCTCTCGTCTCAGATTGTGGCTGTCGCTTTTGGGAACGATCCATCGGTATGTACATCGAGGGAATGATCCTGTTTGTGAGCGGCCATTGTTGAGGCAGCAGAGGATAAATATTGTGGGACCCGGCCGCTCACAGGCGGAGCTGATAGAGGTATTTGTCCAAAGCCCTTTTTGGGAGCAACATAAGCAATGAGCTTGCAACTCAAACACGTCAGTAGTCAAATTTATCCGGCCGAGCTCGCGCTCCTCTCGTATCGCCATTTGAATAGTACAAAGGAGGCAGATAGCACACTGCCGTCATTCACAAGAGAATGTGTGAGGAGATGTTTGCTCAAGGCTCTTAGGAAGTGGGTTGATGGGTGTACTTAAGCTGCGGGTACGCTGCCCCCTTCCCCACTcgagaaaaacagaagaagtgGGATTAGCTGTTGATTTACCTCGGCTCTCAGGGTGTCCAGCCGCTTGAGAAAGGCCCGGACTGGAGAGGCTGCTGTCATTTGTAAAAATATCCTGGCCAATTAGCTGTCAGAGCTCTCTGAGTCTGGGCTTCTTTGGTACAGTAATACCCCTGTGCCGAGTCACAGCCCAATTACCCAAATTGTCCCCATATGCCTCCCCAGTCTGCCTGCATGAACCCTGTTTATAAATCCTCTGTCTTGGCTCCCCGGAGAACATGTGCTtctgctcagccaatcagagccctgCGCCACACTCAGGAAACACTAATCTGCCCCCCGCTACCATAAAATGATCAGGGCTTTCATGCCAGCTTTGCAATCATATGCACAAGCCCGTGCTCTCCTCACTTTCGCTCACATACATGTGCACATAATGTATCAGCATTGATTTTGTCAGCTCCATGAAGCTGCTTTACTTTCTCTCTACCTGGTGCCCACTCTGGAAACGTTTACACTAACTTGAATGCACGTATACCACTTTGTTTTAATCCTgtgtcacctcctctcctccaggacCCGACCCTTGAGTTCATGAGGAAGTTTACCATCGGCCTCGTGTCCGGGACCATCTCCTCCTGCGTGAACATCCCCTTCGACGTGGCCAAGAGCCGCATCCAAGGCCCGCAGCCGGTGCCAGGAGAGATCAAGTATCGCACCTGCTTCCAGACCATGGCCCTCGTGTCCCGGGAGGAGGGGTGAGAACAATCaggggcggggggcggggggggactGATAAGTGGCCGATCCTCAAGATGAAATTTAAAATGCTGTCACTGCTGCATCCAAGAATTAATGAGCcactttgtctgttttgttaGCAATTGATAGTTGGTTATCTTTCAAGCCGGCTGTCAGAGAAGACGAATGCTAGAGCGGGTGAAACGGGGCTTCACCGTACGGTTTGAGTTTCCTCCAGAGGAACTGAATGAATAACTTGATGCACAGCTGTGATCCGATGAATGGAAAGCAAAAGAGTGACGTTAGATTCCCGGGCTGCGTTCCCCACGTGTGATCATACATTTCTGCAGTCTGTCAgttgtacagtaaatgttaaCATATTTCCGAGCCTCGGAGGAATGACAGCTCTAAATGGAAGCTTCAAGGAAAGATCTATGTTATGTTAGCAATTGCCCGAGGCTTTTCCACTTTTCCCCCACGCAGCACCACGAGACCAGGGCCAGCGAGATGTTTGTAGTTAGTGGACGCTGGAGCCTCGGGGGCTGCTGCAGGAACAGCACTGGACCGCTGGCGTCGCAGGGGTGCGTGCAGGGTGCCCCCTCCGCCACATCCAGTCCCCTGCTCTAACACAACACAGTCCCTGCTAATTAGTGGTCCCTATGGGAGACGTCGTTAAGCAGACCCTAACGAGCCGCGCGGCGCTCCACGGGTCAATCTAATCAGACAGAGGGCCAGGGAGGAAGTGGGTCGGGCCTTATTAACGCCATCAGTGGCGGGGGCAGGGAGCAGGACAGGGAGCACGAGGCGGAGGCAGCCAGCCACTGATCACCTTGAATGCATTAAGGGGCAGGTACTCGCCAGCGCCGGCCCTTAGACTTAAGCTGCCTACCTGACTGGGTGACGGAGAGGCAGGCCAGCAGACAGACGAGCAGCCAGGCAAGAAGTCCCCTCCACACTCCACAgattaaacacacattcacatgcaaGGACACGAGCACACTGTGTATGAAGGGAATGTGTGGAAGATGGAgtcattcttctttttttcacttcTGTAGCAATACGACAGAGTAGAAGTGCAAGTCATGCATTTGGAATTTGAAGGTAAAAGGAGAAGAGTGAAGGCCTAATAAAATACCTACAGTTCTAAAAATAAAAGGGCTCATTATGTAGAATAATGTGCATTAATGTGTTGGAAAATAACCCTAGATGCTTTAATGTACTGATTTAATGTTTCAGTTGGTGAAGGTgggattaaagtaaaaaacaagTACCTCAGAACTCTATATAAGTACAGTACTGGAGCAGATGTACTTTGTAATGTTCCACTGCTCCATCATACATGGATCATTTTATCCTATATTCATCCTGGAATCTTTACATGTTCATGATCTGTAATATAactgttctgtttttgttttatagaTACTTGGCTCTGTACAAGGGGCTGGTGCCCAAGATAATGAGGCTTGGACCAGGTAACGAAACAGCTcattatattgaaaaaaaaattgaacttGACCTTATTAGTTGTTTTGAGATTGGAAACAAAGCTAAAttattcctcctcctgcttccctcTCAGATGTGTTTCCTATTTCCATTGCTCTATAACAAAGTAGTCAGTTGTTTAACTGGaaacattgtgtgttttattcctctcgacatgtgtgtttattcacCGTCTTGTGTTGTGTCACAGGTGGAGCAGTGATGCTGCTGGTGTATGAATATGTCTCCGGTTGGCTTCAGAAGAACTggtaacaaaaacaaaccaccagcagtgccttttctggATTGTGCCTCAATCCCAATACGGTTACCTGACTCCAGTAACACGAGACCAAATGAGTTCATCTTTGTTCAACAATACAATACACAGGACTGTTATTAAAAACACCAAAATCAACATTCCAGTCAGTCCTAGAAAGCAGCTTTCGAAGGAGAACCTCACATCCAAGTCATTTTTATCAGAAATTAATTCAAAACAGCTGCAATATTTCAAAACTgcctgaaaaacacatttcaatgtAAAACCAGTTCACCACTGAGTCAGTCGGGTTTTAAGACCCTGAAAACCAGTGTTTTCTCTTCGCTTCTAAAAATATTCAACAACGAGCACAatatttttgatatattttgttttgctcTATTTCCTCTCACTGGTTTTGAGTGTATGTCACATGCCTCTCTGAGCCAATCACACTAAAGCAATATTTCATTCAAAATCTGATGACAGTTGAGGAGTTGAATGCTGATGTTGCAAGTTGTGTCGATGGAATCAGCTCAAACCAAATCCTCGTCTTTCCTGATGAAGCagattgtgtctttgtgagtttTAAAAGCATAATAACAAATGTAGATTGTTGCTTATTTTGTCATGAATACTACAAGAGATCAGGCTTTCCAGGGTTTAGCTGTTAAAAACATTCTGCCAACACCCAAAAGTCCCATTTGATATTAGTCCAAGAAGCGTATCTGATTTATTTCATGAGatttcattgattatttttagggaaatctgtgaaaacagaaaaatattaaCGAAATAATTTTGTATCTACCTTCCAAAACTGGTCCCACTATAGAGGACTTGATTATATATCATCATTATACAGCTGCACATGTTAATTGACCAAAACTGGAACTTCCGCTGAGCCTCGTGTACCTGAGTCATCTGCTCGTGAAGGAGCAACAGTTCAGCAACAGTTCACTATGCACTCATACACACTCTCTGTACCTACACTTCATCATGTACATCAAATATACAAGATCGAACACGTATACTGTGATCACAACCATTGTACTGAGCCTCACTGTGTAtttcaaacaaaccaaataCCCTCAGTAGTGCCTTTATTAGTCAGGATGTATGGGTATAGAAAAGTGTTAGTGTGTTCAGGCCTGTTGCTGAGCTACTTGTAATGCCTGACTGATATTTTAATGAATCATCTATAAATtggacaaatgtttttttatctcaatATAGAATAGAATTTGTTCACAGTTACTTGCATGTATTggtaacaaataataaaaacaaagattgAAATCAGACTCCTCACTTTGGTTCCTCGCTGTGTGTCGAGTAATTCTCTGTCCTGCAACTGTCaccttgtgttgttgaataGTGGTCTTCTGTGGAAGCCTTTCCATCGATATAAGTGTATACTCTTCCTTCAGTTtactcccttcctcctcctcctcctcctcctcctcctcctcctcctcgtcttcccctCCATCAGAGCCCTTTGTTGTTTGAGGGCCTGTCAGCCCGTAGACGTCGTCTCAGCCAACCAAGTGTCAGTCTTTTCTCTGGCGGTGGTGCTGAGTCGGTGCCGGAGCGCAGCCTAAGTGCAAGTTAAAACAACAAGCTTGAGAAATTCAAATGTGGCTGCAGGACCTGGGGttaggggctggggggggggggagaggggagtgGAGGTTACCGCACacattctctccctctgccagTCTATCTCTTACAAaaatatgcacacacatgcaaacacacacctgttgcACGGCCTCTGGAGAGACTCTAATCTTACCCTCGTCTTGTAGCAGCAGATCCTGAGCCACGTTGGCATTTGACAGTAGTCATTAACGTGGGAGTTCCTCTCTGCCAGGACGCAGCGGCTCCTGTTGTTTTGGGCCCTTGGAGCCTGAGGTGATAGACTTAACAACTGCAGGGCCGCAGACTGATGGAGTTGTAAGCGTTGAACCTGTTTCTTTTCTGTAATGGAGAcctgaacgtgtgtgtttgtttcagatcTGACAGCTTGTAACGTGTGTCTCGGGTGTTGATGGTAGTGAAGCAGCAGAACCACTCTTCACCATAAATCTCCAGCAGCAGagtccccttctcctcctcttcccgaCACCCTTCCCATGCATGTTCTTCATCATCCCCCCCGCCCGCCCCTCCCTGACGTTTCAATCCAGCGGCTCCACTTTGACAGCACCACAAGGCCGTACCTGTCTCTccccagtgcacacacacacatgggtcctgattaatatttgtattaaaataTCCCAGGTTTCCAGTAATTCGGGTCGGTGTGATTGAGCCACATGTGTTCACAACCAAAGACACAGAACCAGACACGTTCTGATTTTCCAACCACAGCCGAGgtttctctctcacctgtctgcacGACCCGCTGCTGCTTTAAGGCATTAAGAAAACATTCTGGCTGTTGTCAGCTTCTTTTTTAAAAAGACGTGCGCTGAGCCGAAACACACACGAAGCGCTGTGCTCGACCCTGCTCTGTGTTACCCTGCAAACGGCTGTCTTGTTTCTGATTGCATGTGGGGAAAGTAAAGATAACCATATGACACTGAAGTCAGACTCGACATCATTAATTATAACCACGTGTCTGCCCccccctgttttttttaaagcgaaGCCTTTCGAGACCTCGCTCCCACAACGCTGACCAACATTAGACTACAACAACAAGGCTTATTAGACTTTTTGAGAAACTGTTCCTCCTGTCTCGAAACAACACGCTGttcctattttatttatttttcgatACTGGCGTCAATTAAGACgaccacattttaattcagttGTGAGTCAGAGGAGGCTAACGAGGCTGCGCTCGGTTCATGTAGCGGAGTTGAAAGGAAAAGTTGTTGTTTGCAGGCGGaggtaacaaaacaaaaccaaacagaaaGACGGAGCATGTAACGACTTCTTCATGCCGCTCGGAGAGTTAACTATCATTTGCAGTgtgtgatggactggggatggttgaggagggggtgagggggggggggggggggggtgctgttaCAGCAAACGCACAATCATCACGTCCCTGTGATGTGGTTCACTTACGGTCAAAGCAACACTACGATCCCTGAGCAACGGTCCGTGACCACTGGATGCGGGGACCGGTGCTTTCCAAGTCAAATCAGCCCTCGCATGGGGAGGACTGTTGACACTGTGACACGCAGGGACTGTTTGTGTTGTAGCAACAGGGGGAGTGGAGACGTGGGGCCTTAACCAaagcagcaggtcagaggtgtgttgaggagcaggtgagcagcttcatgctggacctcagtgtgtttccacctccacacctccacctccactcctGATCTATCTAAAGCTACACTGCCCGGCCTCAAACTTCCTGAATATGTTTCTGCATCATTTCACAAACGTGTCATTTGTgcgcttttcttttgtttctttttttttgtaatgaacACGTTGAGTTGAGCCCTGACGGCGCCTGTGTTGGGGTCACATGTCTGATGACCTTGGAGGCTACGGGACAATGAGGGCACACGGGCTCCAGCTCACCCCCCGGGAGTC contains these protein-coding regions:
- the slc25a21 gene encoding mitochondrial 2-oxodicarboxylate carrier isoform X2, which gives rise to MTDEMIHEMVSTGLVEICLMHPLDVVKTRFQIQTSTSDPNSYKGLSDCFRTIIRNEGIFGFYKGILPPIVAETPKRAVKFFTFEQYKKLLNLTPLSPGLALSVAGLGAGLTEAVVVNPFEVVKVSLQANRDTFKEQPSSFAQARRIINSDGFGLRGLNKGLTSTLGRHGVFNMIYFGFYFNVKDAIPTSPDPTLEFMRKFTIGLVSGTISSCVNIPFDVAKSRIQGPQPVPGEIKYRTCFQTMALVSREEGYLALYKGLVPKIMRLGPGGAVMLLVYEYVSGWLQKNW
- the slc25a21 gene encoding mitochondrial 2-oxodicarboxylate carrier isoform X1; this translates as MEEEKKQRSLLREASHQIIAGGSAGLVEICLMHPLDVVKTRFQIQTSTSDPNSYKGLSDCFRTIIRNEGIFGFYKGILPPIVAETPKRAVKFFTFEQYKKLLNLTPLSPGLALSVAGLGAGLTEAVVVNPFEVVKVSLQANRDTFKEQPSSFAQARRIINSDGFGLRGLNKGLTSTLGRHGVFNMIYFGFYFNVKDAIPTSPDPTLEFMRKFTIGLVSGTISSCVNIPFDVAKSRIQGPQPVPGEIKYRTCFQTMALVSREEGYLALYKGLVPKIMRLGPGGAVMLLVYEYVSGWLQKNW